One Candidatus Vicinibacter affinis DNA window includes the following coding sequences:
- a CDS encoding CPBP family intramembrane metalloprotease has product MDKKSIGQKILHFPLTKIIIGLLVCGVIVSVGQFLVGKLLDLTVLDKDIKNLIAGIVVAILAIVSYIYLYTFYEKREITEFTKNGIIKSLTIGIILGVVLQSLTILVIYLKGGYSIVTINPILFLVPPLTMAFTSAIFEETLMRGIIFRITEEKLGSYFGLIISAVIFGAMHLANPNSSMTAAIGLAIQAGLLLASAYIYARNLWFPIAIHFAWNFTQSAIFGANVSGNTISKTLVTSKIEGAEWFTGGQFGPEGSIQATTFCFIATVILLILSHKEGKIISPYWKK; this is encoded by the coding sequence ATGGACAAAAAAAGCATTGGACAAAAAATTCTTCATTTCCCACTAACTAAAATAATAATTGGACTTTTAGTTTGTGGCGTAATAGTTAGCGTAGGACAATTTTTGGTTGGCAAACTTTTAGACCTAACTGTATTAGACAAGGATATAAAAAATTTAATAGCGGGAATTGTGGTTGCAATTCTTGCAATAGTTTCGTATATATACTTATACACATTTTACGAAAAGAGAGAAATTACAGAATTCACCAAAAATGGAATTATCAAAAGTTTGACAATAGGAATTATTTTAGGTGTTGTGCTTCAATCCCTAACAATTCTTGTGATTTATTTGAAAGGCGGTTATTCAATTGTTACTATAAATCCAATTCTTTTTTTAGTTCCACCTTTGACAATGGCATTTACTTCTGCGATTTTTGAGGAAACTTTAATGAGAGGTATTATATTTAGAATTACTGAGGAGAAATTAGGTAGTTATTTTGGACTAATAATTTCAGCCGTAATATTTGGTGCAATGCACCTTGCCAATCCTAATAGTTCAATGACAGCGGCTATTGGACTTGCAATTCAAGCAGGACTTTTACTTGCATCTGCATATATTTATGCACGAAATTTATGGTTTCCAATTGCTATTCATTTTGCGTGGAATTTTACACAATCTGCAATATTCGGAGCAAATGTTTCAGGAAATACAATTTCAAAAACATTGGTAACTTCAAAAATAGAAGGTGCTGAATGGTTTACAGGTGGACAGTTTGGACCAGAGGGTTCAATTCAAGCGACAACTTTCTGTTTCATAGCGACAGTTATTCTCTTAATTTTAAGTCACAAAGAAGGGAAAATCATAAGTCCATATTGGAAGAAATAA
- a CDS encoding Fic family protein — protein sequence MSKFDRKIPNNDLPLLPPKADIETKEILRKTISAGRALAKLNGTLLNLPNPTLFLDTIYLQEAKASSEVENIITTNDELYKSLVADRKVENSATKEVLSYKEALWMGMEQLKKKPFITTNLCISILQSIKQNSASIRVALGTTLANTQGEVIYTPPSGEDIIREKLANLEKFINEDESIDPLIKMALMHYQFEAIHPFVDGNGRTGRILLLLYLKLSGLLDTPAIYLSEYIIKHKADYYKNLRGVTENNEWESYILYMLDMIEETSVKGLERLNKITTAMNKTAEEIKKKLPKIYSKDLIEILFRLPYTKRQHLINENIGNPKTVGNYLQTLEENGFLKSVKVGKEKLYLNERLLKILESK from the coding sequence ATGAGCAAATTTGACCGGAAAATACCAAATAACGACCTGCCTTTGCTACCGCCAAAGGCAGATATTGAAACTAAAGAGATACTTCGCAAAACCATTTCGGCGGGTAGGGCTTTAGCTAAACTGAACGGAACTCTGCTCAATTTACCTAACCCAACTTTGTTTTTAGATACGATTTATTTACAAGAAGCAAAAGCAAGTTCAGAAGTTGAAAACATTATTACTACCAATGACGAACTATACAAATCGTTGGTTGCCGACAGAAAAGTAGAAAATTCAGCCACAAAAGAAGTTTTGAGTTACAAGGAAGCACTTTGGATGGGCATGGAACAGTTAAAGAAAAAGCCGTTCATTACTACCAACCTTTGTATAAGCATTCTTCAGAGTATTAAACAAAATAGTGCTTCTATTCGGGTTGCACTTGGAACAACTTTGGCAAACACACAAGGCGAAGTGATTTATACACCGCCGAGCGGAGAAGATATTATCCGTGAAAAATTGGCGAATTTGGAAAAATTTATCAACGAAGATGAAAGTATTGACCCACTTATCAAAATGGCGTTAATGCACTACCAATTTGAAGCAATTCACCCTTTTGTAGACGGTAACGGCAGAACAGGAAGAATTTTATTGTTGTTATATCTCAAACTTTCAGGATTGTTGGATACACCTGCTATATATTTGAGTGAATACATCATCAAACATAAAGCTGATTATTACAAAAATTTGCGAGGTGTAACTGAAAATAACGAATGGGAAAGTTACATCTTATATATGTTGGATATGATTGAAGAGACTTCCGTAAAAGGATTGGAACGCTTAAATAAAATCACAACTGCAATGAACAAAACAGCAGAGGAAATCAAAAAGAAACTGCCAAAAATTTATTCCAAAGACTTAATTGAAATTTTGTTTCGTTTGCCTTACACCAAACGCCAACATTTGATAAATGAAAATATAGGTAATCCAAAAACTGTCGGCAACTACTTACAAACACTGGAAGAAAATGGCTTTTTAAAATCTGTAAAAGTTGGTAAAGAAAAATTGTATTTGAATGAACGGTTATTGAAAATTTTAGAAAGCAAATAA
- a CDS encoding protogloblin ApPgb → MTEQIKGYAYGQVGQSPVSIADLDLLKKTVLFTEEDEKNLRLAGEVLKDQTNEVLDLWYGFVGGNQHLLHYFAKNEKPNMEYLAAVRARFGQWIMDLCNKPYDQTWLNYQHEIALRHHTSKKNKTDEVDTVPIIHYRYMVAFIFPITATIKGFLAKKGHDAETVEAMYSSWFKAVTLTVILWTYPYINKNEF, encoded by the coding sequence ATGACAGAACAAATCAAGGGTTACGCCTACGGGCAAGTAGGGCAATCACCTGTAAGCATTGCCGATTTAGACCTTCTCAAAAAAACTGTATTGTTTACAGAAGAAGATGAAAAAAACCTACGCCTTGCAGGAGAAGTGCTAAAAGACCAAACAAACGAAGTGCTTGACCTTTGGTATGGTTTCGTTGGTGGCAATCAACATTTGTTGCACTACTTCGCTAAAAACGAAAAGCCAAACATGGAATACCTGGCTGCGGTTAGAGCAAGGTTTGGACAATGGATTATGGACTTGTGCAACAAGCCTTACGACCAAACTTGGTTAAACTATCAACACGAAATTGCTTTGAGACATCACACAAGCAAGAAAAACAAAACGGATGAAGTAGACACAGTTCCAATAATCCATTACCGCTATATGGTAGCTTTTATTTTTCCAATCACAGCAACCATCAAAGGATTTTTAGCTAAAAAAGGACATGATGCTGAAACTGTTGAAGCAATGTATTCATCTTGGTTCAAGGCAGTAACGCTTACTGTTATTCTGTGGACATACCCTTACATAAACAAAAACGAATTTTAA
- a CDS encoding T9SS type A sorting domain-containing protein, whose protein sequence is MKIKLLKKLSAFIVLLAITMFSITAIAQIVYTDVNPDSVIMCTYTGGCSAPYSLDLNKDGINDFILAPRDSLFDCTCNKELASGAIDSAVISSTSLSWIADTSGGYAINTLIDSSLGWTNAHHLLALNPMNCVPTVCRGGSGYTVGQTPATGPWVNVSGKYLALKIHVGPDFFYGWIKLGVALADYTVSITIMEYGYNTTPNQPILAGQTVATGVIENSFASSISLYPNPATNHLTIALPKTIEKVKVTITDISGKIIYSTAARDTQKIKVSTRDFSEGVYVVQIQTSDLIGTKKLVVEK, encoded by the coding sequence ATGAAAATAAAACTACTAAAAAAGCTATCTGCATTCATCGTCCTGCTAGCTATCACGATGTTTTCAATAACAGCAATTGCGCAGATAGTTTATACGGATGTAAATCCGGATAGTGTGATTATGTGCACATACACGGGCGGTTGTTCGGCACCATATTCACTTGACTTGAACAAAGACGGTATTAATGATTTTATCCTGGCACCAAGAGATTCATTGTTTGATTGCACATGTAATAAAGAATTAGCTTCTGGCGCAATAGATTCTGCAGTGATAAGTTCAACTTCTCTTAGTTGGATCGCTGACACCTCAGGAGGTTATGCTATAAATACCCTTATTGATTCATCTTTGGGCTGGACTAATGCACATCATCTTTTGGCTCTTAATCCTATGAATTGTGTGCCTACCGTATGTAGGGGAGGTTCCGGATACACTGTAGGACAAACGCCCGCAACGGGTCCCTGGGTTAATGTTTCCGGAAAATACCTCGCTTTAAAAATACATGTGGGACCTGATTTTTTTTATGGTTGGATTAAACTTGGAGTAGCATTAGCCGATTATACAGTTTCAATTACGATAATGGAATACGGTTACAATACCACTCCAAATCAACCCATACTTGCAGGACAAACAGTTGCCACCGGAGTAATAGAAAATTCGTTTGCTTCATCAATTAGTCTTTATCCTAATCCAGCCACCAATCATCTCACTATCGCATTACCAAAAACAATCGAAAAAGTCAAAGTAACTATCACCGATATTTCAGGAAAAATAATTTATTCAACGGCGGCAAGAGATACACAAAAGATAAAAGTGAGCACAAGAGATTTTTCAGAGGGAGTTTATGTTGTACAAATTCAAACGTCAGATTTAATTGGAACAAAAAAACTTGTGGTAGAAAAATAG
- a CDS encoding CPBP family intramembrane metalloprotease, which produces MNSIKRPWTNLILAPTWFLIIIVAVSIYFVGVGVSERDIPIKIAENTPSLILIVQVILLLTLLYTTRKDNFNILKEGWKIDKTKLPIDIFGGIATGVIIAIFYFFIFSPLQYYLQINIGDYVPAGETMNVLGKQTVIFFIANVLFAPFVEESLYRNYTLSKFLQKYGHTKSIIITVIMFGLLHWVGGIWYMLMTGFIVGMPFAIIATKKKNIVWVFVAHLTLNILEFIYITTKS; this is translated from the coding sequence ATGAATTCAATAAAAAGACCTTGGACAAATCTGATTTTAGCACCAACTTGGTTTTTAATCATTATTGTTGCTGTTTCAATATACTTTGTCGGAGTAGGTGTAAGTGAAAGGGACATTCCTATAAAAATTGCGGAGAATACTCCATCGCTAATTCTCATTGTTCAAGTTATTTTACTTCTTACTCTTTTGTACACAACCAGAAAAGACAATTTCAATATTTTAAAAGAAGGTTGGAAAATTGATAAAACAAAACTACCAATAGACATTTTTGGAGGAATAGCAACAGGAGTTATTATAGCTATATTTTATTTTTTTATCTTTTCACCATTGCAGTATTATTTACAGATTAATATTGGTGACTATGTTCCGGCTGGTGAAACTATGAACGTACTTGGCAAACAGACAGTTATATTTTTTATTGCTAATGTTCTTTTTGCACCATTTGTTGAAGAAAGTTTATACAGAAACTATACTCTATCAAAATTTTTACAAAAATACGGTCATACCAAGAGCATTATAATTACCGTAATCATGTTTGGATTACTTCATTGGGTTGGCGGAATTTGGTATATGCTTATGACTGGATTCATAGTAGGAATGCCATTTGCTATCATAGCGACAAAGAAGAAAAACATTGTATGGGTATTTGTAGCACATCTGACACTAAACATACTTGAGTTTATTTACATAACTACCAAATCTTAA
- a CDS encoding SDR family oxidoreductase has product MKILLTGVTGYIAQRLLPVLLENRHEVVCCVRDKNRFNNKKYATSNISLIEADFLNKESLQHIPNDIDLAYYLIHSMSTQIGDFGDMEEICATNFHNRIEETNAKQVIYLSGISNAEELSKHLSSRKNVESILSSNIYALTTIKAGIIVGSGSASFEIIRDLVEKLPFMIAPRWLNTKCQPIAIRNVVEFLVGVIGKTETFNKGYDIGGPDILTYREMLLRFANVRGLKRRIIIVPVMTPRISSYWLYFVTSTSYALAKNLVNSMKVEVICKPNDLSATLGIKLIDYNTSIQLAFDKIEQNQVLSSWKDAQTSDIFSKGFSNFIEVPINGCFKDIRARKLKNTIISLEKIWRIGGKTGWYYGTWLWEVRGILDQIFGGVGMRRGRKSDTELNTGDTLDFWRVMIANREEKRLLLYAEMKLPGEAWLEFKIDKSNILTQTATFRPIGLLGRLYWYSVFPFHGFIFKGMIKKLAVT; this is encoded by the coding sequence ATGAAAATTTTACTTACTGGAGTGACGGGATATATAGCACAAAGATTATTACCTGTTTTATTAGAAAATCGGCATGAGGTGGTGTGCTGTGTTAGGGATAAAAATAGATTTAATAATAAAAAATATGCGACTTCAAATATCTCGTTAATAGAAGCAGATTTTTTAAACAAGGAAAGCCTACAGCATATTCCTAATGATATTGATTTAGCTTACTACCTCATTCACTCTATGTCAACGCAAATCGGAGATTTTGGAGATATGGAAGAAATTTGTGCCACAAATTTTCATAACCGAATTGAAGAGACAAACGCGAAGCAGGTTATATACCTAAGCGGTATTAGTAATGCCGAAGAGTTATCAAAACATTTATCATCAAGAAAAAATGTTGAGTCCATTTTATCAAGCAACATCTATGCACTTACCACTATTAAAGCTGGAATAATTGTTGGTTCAGGGAGTGCCTCTTTTGAGATCATTCGCGATTTGGTTGAAAAATTACCCTTTATGATTGCACCACGCTGGCTTAATACAAAATGTCAGCCGATTGCCATCCGTAACGTGGTCGAGTTTTTAGTTGGTGTAATTGGTAAAACTGAAACCTTTAACAAAGGTTATGATATTGGAGGTCCTGATATTTTGACTTATAGAGAAATGCTATTGCGCTTTGCAAATGTCCGTGGCTTAAAAAGGCGAATTATTATTGTACCTGTAATGACTCCAAGAATTTCGTCATACTGGCTATATTTTGTAACGTCCACTTCCTATGCATTGGCTAAAAATTTAGTAAACAGCATGAAAGTTGAAGTAATTTGTAAGCCTAATGATTTATCTGCCACACTGGGTATTAAGCTGATTGACTATAACACATCTATACAATTGGCTTTTGATAAAATAGAGCAAAATCAAGTGCTTTCAAGTTGGAAAGATGCGCAAACAAGTGATATATTTAGTAAAGGGTTTTCTAATTTTATTGAAGTACCTATTAACGGATGCTTTAAAGATATTCGTGCACGCAAACTCAAAAACACAATTATTTCTCTTGAGAAAATATGGCGCATTGGAGGGAAAACAGGTTGGTATTACGGAACTTGGCTTTGGGAAGTACGAGGGATTTTAGATCAAATTTTTGGTGGTGTTGGTATGCGTAGGGGTAGAAAAAGTGACACTGAATTAAATACAGGTGATACGCTTGATTTTTGGCGTGTAATGATTGCCAATAGGGAAGAAAAACGCTTACTGTTGTATGCCGAAATGAAACTACCCGGTGAAGCTTGGTTAGAATTTAAAATCGATAAAAGCAATATACTTACACAAACAGCAACCTTTCGGCCGATTGGATTATTGGGTAGATTATATTGGTATTCTGTTTTTCCGTTTCATGGATTTATTTTCAAGGGAATGATAAAGAAACTTGCGGTAACATAA
- a CDS encoding DUF2024 family protein, which translates to MQVAVWDTYVTKKDGSVMHFDIIAPDHIKDEKIIYTFGKDYLQSKNQENQPLASEECSFCHIEKATDEMVLSIQQKGYYIIEMQNCK; encoded by the coding sequence ATGCAAGTAGCAGTTTGGGACACTTATGTAACTAAAAAAGACGGAAGCGTAATGCATTTTGACATTATTGCTCCCGACCATATAAAAGATGAAAAAATAATTTATACCTTTGGTAAGGATTACTTACAATCTAAAAATCAAGAAAATCAGCCTTTGGCTTCAGAGGAGTGTAGCTTTTGTCACATTGAAAAAGCAACAGATGAAATGGTTTTGAGTATTCAACAAAAAGGCTATTACATTATTGAAATGCAAAACTGTAAATAA
- a CDS encoding winged helix-turn-helix transcriptional regulator, with protein MSVFNLENQNANLDNKIVAGLERLSQVFRILLWEKAKEHSLSPIQIQLLIFIQHHSADKTTISYLAQEFNFTKPTISDAIKVLEQKNLIKKFTDSNDTRSYTIQLTASGKKIVTETENFANPLTAIIAKASDVDKKILWPNISNLIIQLNKLEVISVQRTCFNCKHYAIKNKIHFCNLLNQKLDTQDIRIDCGEFEEA; from the coding sequence GTGTCGGTATTTAATTTAGAAAATCAAAATGCAAACCTTGACAATAAAATAGTTGCAGGGTTGGAACGCTTATCGCAAGTGTTCCGTATTTTGCTTTGGGAAAAAGCAAAGGAACATAGTTTAAGCCCTATACAAATTCAGTTACTGATTTTTATTCAGCACCATTCAGCAGACAAAACAACAATAAGTTATTTGGCACAAGAATTTAATTTCACAAAACCTACTATCAGCGATGCGATAAAAGTATTGGAACAAAAAAATCTAATCAAAAAATTTACTGACAGTAATGACACAAGAAGCTATACGATACAACTCACTGCATCAGGAAAAAAAATAGTTACGGAAACAGAAAACTTCGCCAACCCATTGACAGCAATTATTGCAAAGGCTAGCGATGTAGACAAAAAAATATTATGGCCAAACATTTCTAATCTTATAATTCAACTGAATAAATTAGAAGTAATAAGTGTCCAGAGAACTTGCTTTAATTGCAAACATTATGCAATTAAAAACAAAATCCATTTTTGCAATTTGCTTAACCAAAAACTAGACACACAAGACATTAGAATTGACTGTGGAGAATTTGAAGAGGCTTAA
- a CDS encoding T9SS type A sorting domain-containing protein → MKKQLLKKLSGFIVTVLMLSVSANAQIVYTDVNPDTTIANRIYYLDLNNDGTTDDSIRLFVSRPYIGECRGSKVSIFAINGNTVSGSTYPLAMNIKDTISSALTWSASGDLRYIRSGDPTSCPNDTLGYWTNAIDYYLGLKLVVGTYTYYGWLRMQITVDPLYASGIIKDYAYNSIPNQPILAGQTSVTGITENISASSISLYPNPATNYLTITLQGDNKKAEVTIMDITGKIFYSTTENETQELKINTKDFAEGVYLVQVKSEDFMATKKLVVKK, encoded by the coding sequence ATGAAAAAACAACTACTAAAAAAGCTTTCTGGTTTCATCGTTACAGTCTTGATGTTGTCTGTAAGTGCAAATGCACAGATTGTTTACACGGATGTGAACCCGGATACAACCATTGCAAACAGAATTTATTATTTGGATTTGAATAATGACGGGACAACCGATGACTCGATTAGGCTTTTTGTTTCACGTCCTTATATTGGAGAATGCCGTGGAAGTAAGGTTTCAATTTTCGCTATAAACGGTAATACTGTATCAGGTTCAACCTATCCTCTTGCAATGAATATAAAGGACACCATCTCATCAGCACTTACATGGTCTGCTTCCGGAGATTTGCGCTATATACGGTCTGGTGATCCCACATCATGCCCCAATGATACTCTCGGATATTGGACAAACGCTATAGACTATTATTTGGGACTAAAATTAGTTGTCGGAACCTATACCTATTATGGTTGGCTGCGAATGCAAATCACGGTAGATCCACTTTATGCATCAGGCATAATTAAAGATTATGCTTACAACTCCATTCCCAACCAACCCATCCTTGCCGGACAAACCAGTGTCACAGGAATAACGGAAAATATTTCTGCTTCTTCAATATCTCTTTACCCCAATCCCGCAACAAATTATCTTACCATCACTTTACAAGGAGACAACAAAAAAGCCGAAGTAACCATCATGGACATTACAGGAAAAATATTTTACTCAACAACAGAAAATGAAACACAAGAGTTGAAAATAAATACAAAAGATTTTGCAGAGGGAGTTTATTTGGTGCAAGTGAAGTCGGAAGATTTTATGGCGACAAAAAAACTTGTTGTTAAAAAATAG
- a CDS encoding response regulator transcription factor, translated as MASILISEDHPLTLMGTKTFVQGLGHHICELCSNGVTAYNMILKHKPDIAILDINMPGMNGIEILEKLALQSLRTKVILVTMHKEYSLFNRAKELNAKGYLLKEFAMDVLEECINSVLRNEIWFSKEIQENLYLDTQSSKTDILNELSFAEKKIVQLIGKQKSSKEIASMLFVSEKTIENHRHSIMKKLNLPPEKNALLVWAIQNNSQF; from the coding sequence ATGGCAAGTATATTAATCAGTGAGGATCATCCACTCACTTTGATGGGAACCAAAACTTTTGTCCAAGGTCTTGGACATCATATTTGTGAACTGTGCAGCAACGGAGTAACTGCTTATAATATGATTTTGAAACACAAGCCAGATATCGCCATTTTAGATATTAATATGCCCGGAATGAATGGTATTGAAATTCTTGAAAAATTGGCATTACAATCATTAAGGACCAAGGTCATTCTTGTAACCATGCACAAAGAATATTCCCTTTTTAATAGAGCCAAAGAATTGAATGCCAAAGGCTACTTATTAAAGGAATTTGCAATGGATGTTCTCGAAGAATGCATTAATTCCGTTTTGCGTAATGAAATTTGGTTTTCAAAAGAAATACAAGAAAATCTATATCTAGACACACAATCCTCTAAAACTGATATACTTAATGAGTTAAGCTTTGCAGAAAAGAAAATTGTCCAATTAATTGGAAAACAAAAATCCTCAAAAGAAATTGCAAGTATGTTATTCGTTTCTGAAAAAACGATTGAAAATCATCGACATAGCATAATGAAGAAATTAAATTTGCCTCCAGAAAAAAATGCGCTTTTAGTATGGGCTATTCAAAATAATAGTCAATTTTAA
- a CDS encoding SET domain-containing protein translates to MIYSIESPDKIDAKESDYLYIKESQIPDAGKGLFTSVLIYKNEIISVFKGEILSVEEAGIRARNGMDRYFINMLDGTIMDSMKVKCFAKYANDSEGLVKTNFKINSTITLDDDNNVCLVAIRDINIEEEIFCSYGNKYWRKFIK, encoded by the coding sequence ATGATATATTCAATTGAATCACCTGACAAAATTGATGCGAAAGAATCTGATTACTTGTATATAAAGGAATCACAAATACCAGACGCAGGCAAAGGTCTATTCACATCCGTATTAATTTATAAGAATGAAATTATATCAGTTTTCAAGGGTGAAATATTATCGGTAGAAGAAGCGGGCATTAGGGCAAGGAATGGAATGGACAGATATTTTATTAACATGTTGGATGGAACAATTATGGATTCGATGAAAGTAAAATGTTTTGCCAAATACGCAAATGATTCGGAGGGCTTAGTAAAAACAAATTTTAAAATTAATTCTACCATAACTTTGGATGATGATAATAATGTTTGTCTCGTTGCAATTCGCGATATAAATATTGAAGAAGAGATATTCTGTAGTTATGGAAATAAATATTGGAGAAAATTCATAAAGTAA
- a CDS encoding Fic family protein, whose translation MNNEVYNFKLNIDWKLINLISAIDRFDANWTAIERKEVQSLKELKSIATVRSVGASNRIEGNKMSDEEVDVLLQKIDITKLTDRDSQEVVGYFEVMDLISESYENIILSESHIKSLHNSLMKYSAKDQWHKGNSKAHINAVEASLPDGTQQIIFQATEAGFATEDAIRELINWYNTETLVHPLIKIASFVYDFLSVHPFQDGNGLLSRLISTLLLLKNGYKWIQYVSFEHEIENRKSEYYQVLRSCQAQRPKEDVTIWMRFFLSCLSNIQLQLMKKLNKSGIETQLSPKEKLIYTIIQNRPNIQSGKISEKLAIPLPTVKRILSELINKGFIEKQGSGRNVSYTIQ comes from the coding sequence TTGAATAACGAAGTATATAATTTCAAACTGAATATTGATTGGAAGCTGATTAACTTAATCAGTGCAATAGACCGCTTTGATGCAAATTGGACAGCAATTGAGAGAAAAGAAGTACAGAGCCTCAAAGAGTTAAAAAGTATTGCCACGGTGCGAAGCGTAGGTGCTTCAAACCGAATTGAAGGCAACAAAATGAGCGATGAAGAGGTAGACGTGTTACTTCAAAAAATTGATATCACAAAACTCACCGACAGAGACTCACAGGAAGTAGTCGGTTATTTTGAAGTAATGGATTTAATTTCGGAATCTTACGAAAACATCATTCTTTCCGAAAGTCACATCAAAAGTTTACACAATAGTCTGATGAAATATAGTGCCAAAGACCAATGGCATAAAGGCAATTCTAAGGCGCATATTAATGCAGTTGAAGCATCATTACCTGACGGGACACAACAAATAATCTTTCAAGCAACTGAAGCTGGGTTTGCTACCGAAGATGCCATAAGAGAATTAATCAATTGGTATAATACCGAAACGTTGGTTCACCCTTTAATCAAAATAGCATCTTTTGTTTATGATTTTTTGAGCGTTCATCCTTTTCAAGACGGAAATGGCTTGTTAAGTCGTTTGATTTCAACGCTATTATTACTTAAAAACGGATATAAATGGATACAATACGTGAGTTTTGAGCACGAAATTGAAAACCGAAAAAGCGAATATTATCAGGTTCTTAGAAGTTGTCAGGCACAACGACCTAAAGAAGATGTTACCATTTGGATGCGGTTCTTTTTGAGTTGCTTGTCAAATATTCAATTGCAACTAATGAAGAAATTGAATAAAAGCGGAATAGAAACACAACTTTCGCCCAAGGAAAAACTAATTTATACGATTATTCAAAATCGCCCAAACATTCAGTCAGGAAAAATTTCCGAGAAACTGGCGATACCATTACCTACCGTAAAACGTATTCTATCAGAATTGATTAATAAAGGATTTATTGAAAAACAAGGTAGCGGACGGAATGTGAGTTATACTATACAATAG
- a CDS encoding RidA family protein translates to MYNYKRLTAMTILLAFSVLATTFQSCEQETKEVNEVAMKREETEYFLLRPELEKSFGYSHAVRIGDDLKISGAVSMDDKGVIVAPGNMEEQMKNCYIDLEKILKHYGYTFDDVVVENVYTTNMKDFIIVSGFRNSIYKKQFPTGTWLEVKGLAIEGQLIEIDMEANKSK, encoded by the coding sequence ATGTACAATTACAAGAGGTTAACAGCAATGACAATTTTATTGGCATTTTCAGTTTTGGCGACCACATTTCAAAGTTGTGAACAAGAGACAAAGGAAGTCAATGAAGTAGCAATGAAAAGAGAAGAAACAGAATACTTTTTATTGAGACCGGAACTTGAAAAATCGTTTGGTTATTCACACGCAGTTAGAATTGGTGATGACTTGAAAATATCAGGAGCGGTCAGTATGGACGACAAAGGTGTAATTGTGGCACCGGGAAATATGGAAGAGCAAATGAAAAATTGTTATATTGACTTAGAGAAAATCCTGAAACATTACGGTTACACTTTTGACGATGTTGTTGTGGAAAACGTTTACACGACCAATATGAAAGATTTTATTATCGTATCAGGATTTCGTAACTCTATCTACAAAAAACAATTTCCAACAGGAACCTGGCTTGAAGTAAAGGGTCTTGCCATTGAAGGCCAGTTGATTGAAATCGATATGGAAGCAAATAAATCAAAATAG